tgagccacccaggctgcccaagatacCCTTCCTAACTGTGATTTCTGCTTTGGAGGACTGGATATGGCAGGGTTGACTGGGGGGCCTTACTGTGCCTCCCTTATGGGGAAGACCCTGAAAAGCACTGATTACAAATGGAAACAAGAAAGGCAGTCATCCACATCTGCAGTGGAGGCAATACCATCCGGGCATACTCCTATCCCCTCTACCCTCAATTGACATGCTCTCAGCCAGTCCCCAGATCTGCTGGGTGCACACGGGCATCTCAAGTGCCACCTCACTATTCCGCACCCATGGGAAGGCGGACTCACAGCCCCAGCCCTGTGGGACCAGGACACAGAGGAGCAGCAATGTGAGGCCAGGAGACCAGCTGACTGTGAGCAAACAAAGGGGATGGTAAATCAGAGAACCAGCGAGAGCCAAAGTACCAGACTGCAAGACTTAACACGTCTCCAATTATCCTGTCACCCACTGCCTCTCTTCCACAGGGAGAGTGTAAATGGACCAAAATTTGGGAAgatgaatttttgaatttttattatcagGTTCCTGGGTTTTTTCTTGCCAATACTACCAGACCTAGGGTATGTTTAGAGACATGTCTTCTTTAAGATGACCTCTCACCTCCTCCCAAAACTACTTTGTAAACAGCTGAGACCCTATTAAGTGCTGAGTACAAGTTTCTATCAAAAGTGGGCAGTCCTTTATTTCTTAATACaactggggggagagggggactcTTTTAATGGGCAGTTCTgatgtttgaaattcttttttttaagtaggctccatgcccagtgtcgAGCCCTACTCAccgcctgaactcacaacccttagatcagaACCtgcactgagatcaagagtcagacacttaaacagactgagcctcccaggcaccacCCCCTACTGCCCCTATGTTTGAAATTCTTAAATGAATTGATAGAGGCAAAGGAAAAGTGAAGAGGAGCACAAAAAAAATTGGCTCCCAGGAAAAACTGTGGATCAGAAAGCATGCAGAGCGGTTGCTGGTAGGAGGTACGTACAAAGGCCTGATCAATGTCCTTTCTGATGTCTGCAACAATCTGGGCATTGTCACTCCGCGCTAAAACCGCATCGAGGGAATGCTGCTGAATGGACTCCAGGAGGCGGGCAGGGTGCCCGAGGCGCAGGATCTTCTGCTTACACCGAGCCAGGCGCTCTACCAGATTGTCCACAGCTATGTTAGAGGGAGCACAGCACAGAACCTGGGGGGACAAAGCTCAAATTCAGCGACTTCTTTAGTCAACCACTTAAGTTCATGCTAAAACAAAGAGATGCTGGCCAGCCTATGAGTTTTGTCTTAGAATTTCACTTTGAACCCAATgaatatttcacaaatgaagtGTTGACAAAGACCTATAGGATGAGATCAGAACCAGATGATTCTGATCCCTTTTCTTTTGATGGACCAGAAATTATGGGTTGTACAGGGTGCCAGATAgattggaaaaaaggaaagaatgtcaCTTTGAAAACCATTaagaagaagcagaaacacaAGGGACGTGGGACAGTTCGTACTGTGACCAAAACAGTTTCCAATgactctttctttaatttttttgcccCACCTGAACTTCCTGAGAGTGGAGATTTGGATGATGATGCTGAAGCTGTCCTTGCTGCAGACTTTGAAATTGGTCACTTTCTACGTGAGCGTATAATCCCAAGATCAGTGTTATACTTTACTGGAGAAGCTattgaagatgatgatgatgattatgatgaagaaagtgaagaagcagatgaggaaggggaaggaaaaggagatgaggaaaatgatCCAGACTATGACTCAAAGAAGGATCAAAACCCAGCAGAGTGCAAGCAGCAGTGAAGCAGGATGTATGTGGCCTTGAGGATAACCTGCACTGGTCTACCTTCTGCTTCCCTGGAAAGGATGAATTTACATCATTTGACAAGCCTATTTCAAGTTTTCTGTTGTTACCGtttgctggtttttgtttttgcagcctaaaattaaaatgtcaaatattaaaaaaaaaaaaaaagtaacaagttttttttttccttttaacttgatAGTATATTTATTAGAATAAGAGATAAGATTTGTTAAACATTTGGATTGAAATggttaaaaggatttttattacaatttttaggCACTATACACACTTGTTTTATAATAGCATCAGTACTTGTTTCTGGGGAAAGATATATCTCATACATTTTAATGCCTTGATCCGTTTGTAACATTCAAAGTAACCACCATTTTAGAAACGCTAATTCAAACTTAAAGAGACATAAACCACTAAATATCccacataatatatttaaaaataaatatagaaatacaaccaGAAGTCTACAAATCATCACAATAGACAGACTGGTAAAGCCCCAGCTATCATGGCAGTGAAGGGCTCTGGCtagattttgatagaaattgcttCACTctacaccaaaagcaaaaatataaaataacatgatATATACTTTCTGATGTTCTTTTTCATAGCAGCAAAGCATGCTTCACATGCATTACCTGTGAAGGATCTTACAAGGCTCCTTCCTACTCAAACAGGAGGTATACCTGGCAAGAATGCAGTACCACCAAGTGTCAAAGAATCCCAAAGATACAGGCAGCTAGGCAGTCACGGTGAGGGAAGAGCAGTGCAAATTtgagtaagaattttttttttttgacattttaagaatCGTTTAattaacttttgccttattcttaaagagttccttcgatgggaacaaagtaagaattttatatcagaaggaaagaaaaacactatgaacacgtataatgcctcctcaacctgaaaagcaggaaaggataataaatagcaaaaatcagataaaaatacttctattataatagacaccatgttgcaagtgcatttaaaattagcaaagcataacatttatttcttgacatttgtcttccaaagagttcacagtgtttcagtgtcagttgaaacaggggaagaatctcagggaagaatccttcacatAATAATAGGACCACTGGTAGTAATGtctctcagttctttccaaatccataaagctgcatttcctgatgagtgactgagctgtgaagaaagagatgagaaaccctcatccctctgaattacttgtgtcagaatattttaaccatagtactacggatagtaaattatccttattaacaggaaatacgtctcagattggaatctgagcaatcagatgggcagagaaaaaacGCTTTGACTCgctcttcatcttttaaagacaaaggagagcttttctatgtacaaagtcagttgtcaagaACTGAAAGTAGAGAGAGGACAGAGTGCACAAGTGATCATGTCAGAGCGGCTGGAGGGATGGCTGGGCGCGAcctaaaaatagtgaaagggaatagaggggaagggagaagaaatgggtaggaaatatcagaaagggagacagaacatggaagactcctaactctgggaaacgaactacgggtggtggaaggggaggagggcgggggggtgggggtaactgggtggcgagcactgaggggggcacttgacgggatgagcactgggtgttattctgtatgttggcaaattgaacaccaataacaaacaaataaacaagtaaataaataatacatacatacatacatacatacatacatacatacataaaggaCACATGTTACTGCACACTCTATAGTAGCTGCAACTGATGCTTCAGAAGTCTAGTCAccgggcacctggggggctcagccggtCAGCCATTGGCTGGGGTcggctcaggaccctgggactgagcccctca
The Canis lupus familiaris isolate Mischka breed German Shepherd chromosome 18, alternate assembly UU_Cfam_GSD_1.0, whole genome shotgun sequence genome window above contains:
- the LOC119864254 gene encoding nucleosome assembly protein 1-like 1, which codes for MLKQRDAGQPMSFVLEFHFEPNEYFTNEVLTKTYRMRSEPDDSDPFSFDGPEIMGCTGCQIDWKKGKNVTLKTIKKKQKHKGRGTVRTVTKTVSNDSFFNFFAPPELPESGDLDDDAEAVLAADFEIGHFLRERIIPRSVLYFTGEAIEDDDDDYDEESEEADEEGEGKGDEENDPDYDSKKDQNPAECKQQ